A genomic stretch from Lathyrus oleraceus cultivar Zhongwan6 chromosome 2, CAAS_Psat_ZW6_1.0, whole genome shotgun sequence includes:
- the LOC127121810 gene encoding uncharacterized protein LOC127121810 — MANLQNASYTFSEPVVNINSPVQGSGINMGRTNQSLGLRHPTQLPTLTNNSAAAWRQQMDESNHEMVQMLTQTLTTVLNPLIQNTTQSDQHMTTQVARMFEFLGIPQHQRPLPRDWVRENQKATFEEDLTINQIPQNQGGVVLPPRIEPHVPREPRVLMVNRNQNADDIIRQVRHDDMAADNNLAAIVERIMVRNRVNFGLRRPNYTPPLAEYILQAEAPLRTKIPKFTKFIGDTTEFTVEHVARYLIEGGDMSNNESLRMKFFPSSLTKNAFTWFTTLPQNSIHTWN; from the coding sequence aTGGCTAATCTACAGAACGCGAGTTATACTTTTTCGGAACCGGTGGTCAACATAAATTCACCAGTGCAAGGGTCCGGGATAAACATGGGTCGAACCAACCAATCTTTAGGTTTGAGACACCCAACACAACTACCTACTCTTACTAATAATTCTGCGGCGGCATGGAGGCAACAGATGGACGAAAGCAATCATGAAATGGTCCAAATGTTAACTCAGACTTTGACCACTGTGCTAAATCCTCTGATTCAGAATACGACTCAGTCGGATCAACATATGACAACACAAGTGGCTCGAATGTTTGAGTTTCTTGGTATACCTCAGCACCAACGTCCTCTTCCTAGGGATTGGGTAAGAGAGAATCAAAAGGCCACATTTGAGGAAGACCTCACCATTAACCAGATCCCACAAAACCAAGGGGGAGTAGTACTACCCCCTAGGATCGAACCACATGTACCCAGGGAACCGAGGGTGTTAATGGTGAATAGAAATCAAAATGCTGATGATATCATACGTCAAGTTCGACATGACGATATGGCAGCAGATAATAACCTAGCAGCTATAGTCGAAAGAATTATGGTTCGAAATAGGGTAAATTTTGGCCTTAGAAGACCAAACTATACGCCGCCTTTAGCAGAGTATATCTTACAAGCGGAAGCACCCCTCAGGAccaaaatccccaaattcaccAAGTTTATTGGGGATACTACTGAGTTTACTGTTGAACACGTGGCGAGATATTTAATCGAGGGTGGAGATATGTCAAATAACGAGAGCCTTAGGATGAAATTTTTTCCAAGTTCTCTTACGAAGAATGCTTTCACATGGTTCACAACCTTGCCCCAAAATTCGATCCACACATGGAACTAA